From Pristiophorus japonicus isolate sPriJap1 chromosome 7, sPriJap1.hap1, whole genome shotgun sequence, one genomic window encodes:
- the LOC139267483 gene encoding probable G-protein coupled receptor 139: protein VTIVILSRGKCGLSKCVTRYLVAMATADLLVVILDLILRHIPIRYREQFIFVYSIPLCNIHAVLLYAATDCSVWFTVTFTFDRFVAICCQKLKTKYSTERTATVVLGTVTVLSCLKNIPWYFMFTGWYVLGNNPWFCDVYHTNYASLGWAVFELLHYILTPCVPFILILLLNALTVRHILMASRARRRLRGHSSGESPRDPEMEIRRKSMILLFVISGNFILLWAMYMVALMQNRIGWISHPVYIPMSVTELGYMLQQLSCCTNTGIYAVTQTKFREQWKNVLKDP, encoded by the coding sequence gtgacgattgtgatcctgtcccggggaaagtgcggactctccaaatgtgtcactcgttacctggtggccatggcaacagcggatctactggtcgtgatcctggatctgatactgaggcacattccaaTTCGTTATAGGGAACAGTTTATTTTCGTGTATTCCATCcccctgtgtaatatccacgccgtcctgctctatgcagccacagactgttctgtctggttcaccgtcactttcaccttcgatcgatttgtggccatttgttgccagaagctgaaaactaaatatagcaccgagagaacggcgactgtggttctgggaacagtgactgtgctgagctgtttaaagaaCATACCCTGGTATTTTATGTTCACAGGTTGGTATGTGCTAGGTAACAACCCCTGGTTTTGTGATGTGTATCACACTAATTATGCATCACTGGGCTGGGCAGTATTCGAACTACTTCATTATATTCtaaccccgtgtgtcccatttattctgatcctgctgctcaatgctctcactgtcagacacattttaatggccagcagagctcgcaggagactccggggtcacagcagtggggagagtcccagagaccccgagatggagattcgcaggaaatccatgattttattgtttgttatctcggggaatttcatcctgctATGGGCAATGTATATGGTGGCTCTTATGCAAAACCGGATTGGTTGGATTTCACATCCTGTATATATACCTATGTCTGTAACTGAACTAGGATACATGCTGCAGcagctgagttgctgcacaaacactgggatttacgccgtgacacagactaagttccgggagcagtggaagaatgtgctgaaagatccc